GGATATCATCTGGTTGTCGGCTTGTAACTAATTGATCTTGACAAACTACTACTTCCTTATCCACTACTTGAGCACCAGCATACTCCATATCAACTTGAATAGATTTATAACCAGTTGCTTTTCTTTCTTCTAACGTTTTAGCCGTAATTAATAACTGTGGACCATGACAAATAGCAAATACCGGTTTCTTTTCATCCATAAAATGTTTAGCAAATGTAACAAACCGATCATCCGCACGTAGGATATCCGGAGAAAATCCGCCTGGGATAAATAGTGCATCAAAATTACTTGGGTTTACATCATCAATTCCATAATCGATTGTAACAGTAGCTTGTTTATTCTTACCCGTTACTTGTTTTCCCTTTTCCTTTTCTATGGTGACAACTTCATGACCCGCATCCTTAAACGCTTTTGCTGGATCCGTATACTCGACATCTTCAAACATGTCGGTAATCACGGTTGCGATTTTTTTACCCATTTTCGATTCACTCCCTTAAAAAATAATACATAATTATATATTCCCCAAGCCAGCTTACTTAAACATTAAATCCCCATCAGCTTGCGAAGCTCCTCTTCATTATTAATTAAATCCTTCAATGTATATTCATCAAGTACGTTAAAAAAAGCAATTAAAGCCCTATTTAATACATGCTTCAAAGTACAAGCAGGAGATATGACACAATGATTGGTTCCTTTATCAAAACACTCCAGTAATACGAAATCGGCTTCTAGTTTACGAATCAGCTTTCCAATATTGATCTCTTCTGCTGGTTTGGCTAACCGAATTCCTCCATTTCTTCCTCTAATGGATTCAACGAAACCCATCTTAGCCAATTCATGAACGACCTTTCGTAAATGTTCTTGAGATATATGATAAACAGCAGAAATTTCTTTAATTGTAGCTAATTCCTTATCTGATTTCATTCCGGTAAGGATTAAAACTCGGAGTGCATAATCTGTATATTTTTTAAGGTTCATTTATTTCCCCACTCTCGCTCGTTTCACAATATTGTAACACAAAAGCTTTAAATTGCGGTTTTATTAATATTTTACTCATTATACAATAAAGATGTATTTAAAATACATCTTTATTGTATGGGAGGAATTTTTTATGGAAATAACATCATCGGGTTTAGATGAACAAACAAAACAATTGATCAAAGCTACAGTACCAATTCTGCAAAAACATGGGACGGCAATTACAAAGCGATTTTATCATCTTATGTTAAGCCATCATCCGGAATTAAAGAATCTATTTAACCAAACAAATCAGCGTAGAGGAGATCAACCTGCAGCGTTAGCAAATACGGTATATGCTGCAGCAGCAAATATAGATAATTTACAAACGATCTTACCCCATGTTTATCAAATTGCCCATAAACATAAAAGTCTACAGGTTCAACCAAATCAATATCCAATTGTCGGAAAGTATTTATTATTAGCGATGAAAGACGTTTTAGGAGATATAGCTAGTGACGATGTTATAACTGCATGGGAAAAAGCTTATGGTGTCATCGCAAATATTTTTATTCAAGTAGAAAAGCAATTGTATAATGCAACTCAACAAGAAAAAGGCGGCTGGGCAGGGTTCCGTGATTTTAAAGTCGTGAAAAAAACAAAAGAAAGCGATGTCATTACTTCGTTTTATTTACAGCCTATTGATGGATTACCTTTTCCTACCTTCACTCCGGGACAATATTTAACCGTTAAGGCAGAAATACCAGGCGAACCTTATACTCATCTCCGCCAATACAGCCTGTCTACAGCTCCAGGTAAAGACTATTATCGGATTAGTGTAAAGCGTGAGGATAAAACTGATCATTTCCCAGGAGGCATTGTTTCAAACTTTTTGCATTCTTCTATTACCGAAGGAAGTATCTTACCAATTAGCGCTCCAACCGGTTATTTCACTCTTGACCTTGATGATACAAGACCTCTTGTATTAATAAGTGGTGGAGTTGGGTTAACACCGATGATGAGCATGCTGGAAACCGTTATTAACGAACAACCAACACGTGAAGTTATTTTTATTCATGCAGCAAAATCTAGTAAATACCATGCTATGAAGGATAAAGTAGCCACTATTAGCAAACAAAATGAACAGGTGTTAAATTATACGATATATAGTAAGCCTGAAGAAATGGATTCATATGATCGAAGCGGTCATATTAGCCATGATTGGCTGAAAACAATTATTCCCTGTACCGATGCCAGCTTTTATTTCTGTG
The window above is part of the Virgibacillus proomii genome. Proteins encoded here:
- a CDS encoding type 1 glutamine amidotransferase domain-containing protein, producing the protein MGKKIATVITDMFEDVEYTDPAKAFKDAGHEVVTIEKEKGKQVTGKNKQATVTIDYGIDDVNPSNFDALFIPGGFSPDILRADDRFVTFAKHFMDEKKPVFAICHGPQLLITAKTLEERKATGYKSIQVDMEYAGAQVVDKEVVVCQDQLVTSRQPDDIPAFNREALNVLK
- the nsrR gene encoding nitric oxide-sensing transcriptional repressor NsrR, whose amino-acid sequence is MNLKKYTDYALRVLILTGMKSDKELATIKEISAVYHISQEHLRKVVHELAKMGFVESIRGRNGGIRLAKPAEEINIGKLIRKLEADFVLLECFDKGTNHCVISPACTLKHVLNRALIAFFNVLDEYTLKDLINNEEELRKLMGI
- the hmpA gene encoding NO-inducible flavohemoprotein codes for the protein MEITSSGLDEQTKQLIKATVPILQKHGTAITKRFYHLMLSHHPELKNLFNQTNQRRGDQPAALANTVYAAAANIDNLQTILPHVYQIAHKHKSLQVQPNQYPIVGKYLLLAMKDVLGDIASDDVITAWEKAYGVIANIFIQVEKQLYNATQQEKGGWAGFRDFKVVKKTKESDVITSFYLQPIDGLPFPTFTPGQYLTVKAEIPGEPYTHLRQYSLSTAPGKDYYRISVKREDKTDHFPGGIVSNFLHSSITEGSILPISAPTGYFTLDLDDTRPLVLISGGVGLTPMMSMLETVINEQPTREVIFIHAAKSSKYHAMKDKVATISKQNEQVLNYTIYSKPEEMDSYDRSGHISHDWLKTIIPCTDASFYFCGPKGFMKTTYLILKQLKVADSDIHYEIFGPLEDITAS